The Bdellovibrio sp. NC01 genome includes the window ATGACACTACGACTTCATTCATCGATGGCGTGAATCAGGCAGCTTTGGCTTCTGCAGCTCACACTAACGTATTGTTGACTGAGCAAAATCCTCTAGATCTTTTCTACGGAACAGATTTCAGCGGTATGAAATTCGGTGCTGAAGTTCACTACTCTAATTCTAAAAATGAAACGGCTACATTCACTCAAAAACAAAACACTTTGGGTCTTTCAGCTGGTCTTCGTACTGACGTTTGGAATGCATACGCACGCGTTGGTTTGATGGGTAAAACTGAAAATGATCTAGCTGGTGTTGGCGCTCCTGAGTTGGAAGCTAAAGGCCTTTACAAAGTAGGCGGCGGTTACTGGTTTGATTCTATCTATGCATTCGCTAACTACGAATACGCAAAAGGTACAGCGTCTTCAACTTTGACTGGTGATAACGATATTTCTAAAAATGCTTGGGAAATCGGTATGGTTAACAACCATAAAGTAGAAGGCGGAAACTTCTTCTACGGTATCAGCTACCTTTCAAACGAAGTTAAACAAGAACCAGCTTCAGGCTCAGTAAAAACAACTCAATCAGGTCTTCCATTGGTTGTTGGTATGGAATTGGATGCAGCTTCTTGGTTGACTCTTCGCGGTTCTGTTAAACAAACAGTTATCGTTGGCGAAAACAAAAACGAATCTGCTAACACTAAATCAAACCTTACAAACGACACTGTTGTTGCAGCTGGTGCTGGTTTGAAATGGGGCAAAATCGAACTTGATGGTTCACTTGCTGGTTCAACTTCAGGCGACGTAAACGGCAACACTTTGTTGGCTGACGTAGCTCTTACTTACAACTTCTAATTTTAGAAGACGTAATAAGTTGAAACTCAAAAAGCCCGGGGCAACCTGGGCTTTTTGCTTTTTTAAGCTAGTACTTTTCTGTTCCGCTGCTAAAGTAAACGAGTGGTGGAATTACTTCTAAGTTTACTACTTGCGATTTCAGCTTCGGCAGCTTCAACGTCGGTCTGTGCAAAGCTCACGGAAAGTAAAGAGCTGACTCGCAACCTTCAGTGTTCAAACTTCAATGTCCAAAAACGCATTCAAACTAAATTGCCTCAGGCGAACTTCATGGGAAGTGACCTGACCCACAGCGATTGGCATCAAAGCGACCTCAGCAAGGGCAATTTTAAAAACACTGTGATGGATCGTATGTCGGCGCAGAAAACTGACTTCAGCGATTCGTTGTTCTTACAAACCCGCGCACATGCCGCCCACTTCGATTATTCCGACTTCACGCAAACGGACTGGAGTGACAGCAATATTCAAGGCAATCGCTTTACCGGAGCCAAGTTCTTACGTGCAAACATGCAACGTGCGAACTTAGCGTTCAGTGATTTGCGCTTTGCCAACTTTACTGATGCCGATCTTCGTGGTGCCGATCTAACTTCATGCATTTGGTATGGTGCTGTTTTTAAAGGTGCGGTTGTCGATAAAGCAACGAAGCTGCCATTCCCTCAACAGAAAGCGCAAGAACTTGGAATTATTGAAAAATAAGAAAACAATTCTGACGTCGCTTTTATTGATCGCGCTGGCCACCGCGACTTATTTTATCCTATTTCACAAGGTGCAAATCTCTTGTGAAACGTTGCTGTGGGCGCGTTTCCCGAATGAAGAAATGAAACTGGAACAAGAATTGTGGGAGCCAGCCAAAGATAAATGTGCCGTTCGCAACTTAATAGAAATGGCGAAAAAGCATTGCGAAGCCTTCAAAGCCAATCCCGACTTCTTAGGCATTAGCGCTTATATGCAAGTGCGCGAAGGCAATGTCTATGGGTATCGTATCAGCTTAAACGAAGCAAACGCCTGCGATGAGCGCCGCGAGCGCAGAGCAATCGCAGAGCCCAACTACAAAAAAGATAAAGCCTGGCAGCAAGTATTCGATACGAAATTCCCTTATAAAAATCCACCACAAGCGAAATTACAGGACCGCTCGTATAATATCCAGGGTTATAGCTTGAAACCCGAAGGACATATTGAGCAAGGGCAGTTGTTTATTGATATCTTCAACACAGGATGGGTGTTCTTAAGTAATCCAAAGAAGAACATCTCTCGCTACGTTTATATTCCAGACATACAGTGGAATACATCGCCGCTAGCGCAAGTGTTTGATGATTCTTCAGTGGTGATCTACACACGTTTTGGTCAGTTTTATATTTTCGATGAGCATCTTTCACTTGTGCATTACTGGGCGACACATACGAAAGTCTGTGGTGATGCCTCGGTGGACAACGGTGTGATGGCAATCTGTCTGACTGATTTGCGAGAGCAGACAAACTATGAAGTCAAAGTGAACCTCAGGTCTGGAGACCTGTTTGGCGCCAAGGAATTGCCCACGCATTAGTTAAGACCTTAAAATAGACTAATGCAGAAGAAGCTTTCTTGGATTTTCAGCATTTGCGCTTTTGTCACAGGTCTTCTTGTATGCCTGTATGTGTTTGCGAAAAAAGATTTCGCATTTACGCAAAACACTTTCTATCACATCCAATTCGCAAGAACTTACGCCAAAGGCATCTGGAATTTCGCCGACTTAGGAATTCTTTCGCACAGTTATTTCGATAAAGTTTTTATCGATCAACACATTCTTTATCATCTCTATCTAATTCCCTTTTTGATTTTCTTTAGTCCATTCGTTGCAACAAAAGTCGCGATGTCGGTATTGATTGGGATCGTGTTATTTCTGATGCATAGAATACTGCGCAAATATATGAGCGACGTGATGGCGCTAGCGTTAACGGTGTCATTCGTTTTTTTAGGCGGCAATGCAATCACGCGCGTTTTTTGGGAACGACCGGCGCCGATTAATTTTATCGCGATTTTATTTCTGTTGCTGCTAAGTCAAAAACAAATAGGTGCGTGGCTGTGGCTTATTGTTGGTTATGCATTTTCCATGGTTAGTTTTGAAACCGCGTTCTTAACTGCGGCTTTCGGTTGTTTCTTTCTGTTTGATTTTAAGAATACATCTTGGAAAAAAGTGGCTGCCTTGGTATCGGGCGTGGCCTTGTCATTCGTACTAGCACCTTTCCCGGTCGAAAAAATTAAATATTTTGCGAACCTTCTTTACTACAATCTGTTCATTGAAAAAAAGATTCGTGAATGGCAAGCAGCCAAAGAACCCGCAGACGTTTTAGGATTATTCTTAATTATCTTTCTGTCAGCCGTATGTTTGCGTTGGTTTCAAAAGGCCAAGGAAGAGTTTTCAAATAGATTCACTCTGACTCACAAGTTGTTGCTTGCGTCCTCGGGTCTATTGATCGTTTCTTTAGAAGTCACACGCTTTAGTTATTTGTTTTGTTTATTGGCTTTCCTTATTTTTGCAATTGCGCTTTCCGAATTCCGGGACAATCAAAAAAAGTGGACTGAATACACCGCGAAACTAGTTGCCGTCGTATTTTTGATTTGCGCGGTAATGAATATCACGGCTTTAAAAAAGAATTTTCGCGGTGACAGTGGGACTGCTCGCGATTTAGAAAAATTTGCGATTTGGTATAACGGCAGCGAGTATCGTGGCAAACCATTCTTAGTCATGTCATGGGAATACTGGAGTCCATTATTTTATAATGATCGTTACACGAAAGCAGAACCTGGCTTTTCTGTCTTCATTTACGATTTCAAAGACTCAGGTCGCATGCAACAGTTGGGTCGTTTTGTTGATCGCCCAGATTCCTTAACCTGGCAGCAGACGCGAGATCTATTTGCGGCGTGGAATACGGATGTCTTGCTAATTGAAAAAGCCCATCGTAGTTACGCTACAATTAAAAGCACTCAAGGATATTTAGTTAAGATTTACGAAGACGAAAAGTTTGAATTATTGCAATTGCGTGAGCCAAATAAAAACGTTACTCAAACAATGAATAACGACTGCGACGGAAAAGCCCTGGAAGGACGCTATTTTGCTTCAAATCTTCAGGATGATTTTAAATACTCCGCTCAGCCGAATAAAAATTTTCAAAGTTATGTGGTTCTAACCAAGTCTTCAGAAGATATTGCCGGAAGCCTTTATCCTTTTTTAAAAGGTCATTATCTGTACTGGGACAAAGCGGAAAAGAAATTTTATAACTCTGCGAAGATGCTTAGCACGAAAAAGCCCTATCAAGCGTTTGAACTTTATCGCAGTACTCAATGCAATAAGAAAGATGGGAAGTGGATCGCAAGCCGCCCTGGTCTTAATCCCGAGCGCAGTGAAAAAGAATTTCTTCGTACGGGACTACAAGAAAGCTTGAATTACCTAAGCCGTCTGATTTCCCAAAATAATGGCGAATTGCCCTATGACTTTGAAGACGAAAATAAATTTACGGACCAGTCTTCATCGACCTTCATTCGTATTCATCTTGGAATTTGGGCATTATGCGAGCAGAAGGAATTGTTTAAATCGGACAAAGCCTACGCAGATTATTCTAGCAACTGTGTTCGCGCGCTAAATGCCGCTTACAAAAATATGCAAGGGCCTATCGAGCATAAACTGGGAGAATGGGCGACGCTAGCATACTCTTATCTGTCTTTGCAGAACACGGCAGACTGGAATGATCAGTTACGTGACGAGTTCCAAGATATTCATCAAATCATTTTAGGTTATTACGATGCGAAAAGCGCATCGGAACTAACACCAGAAAGAGATTTATTCTCTTATGGTGAAGGACTTTTGTATCTTTTGAAAACTGGAAATAAAGATCTGCCTCTTGAGAAATATCTGAACACTTATTGGGATTCTTATCGGGCTTCCGGAAATATTTTTTATATTCGCTGGCTGTCAGAATCTTTGGCATTAGCCTTTGAGCAAACTAAAAAGCCCCTTTATGCCCAGCGCCTGCATCAATTGTTCTTAGACGCAAAAAGTTTGTTATCAACCGATGTGGGCACTGACATGGAAGGCTGTCTGTATGGACAAATGCCAGGCAGTGTAGTCATTCATAATCCACATCATTTGACCGGACTCTTGTTAGAGGGGCTTGTTACTGCGAAAGATTTACGGACAGCAGAAGGAACATCAGTTTTAGAAAAGGCAACGATCCAAAAAATGTTTACGTGTGTCGGTCGCATCCAACGCACGTCATGGAACTTGCCATTTACGGGCAATAAAGAAAATGCGCTAGGTGGGATTCCTTTAAGTTACGATAACGATACTTTGAAGGCAGATTTGCAAGGACACGTAACAACAGCAATGGGGAGGATGGTGCAATGGGACGCGCAGTGATGATCTTCCTGATTTTGTTTTGTGTGTTTAGTGGATTTGCACAAGCGGATGTTTCGCCTCTTCAAGGCAGCAATCGTCGCATTCAAGCTTCGTTATTGCAGGGGCGAACCTATGAAAATTTCTTATGTCAGAATTGCAGATTGCAGGGCGCTTCTTTAAAGAACACTGTCTTGAAACTTGGTACTTGCCGCTATTGCGATTTTTCTGAAATCGATGGCGTAAATCTTGATGCACGCTCAATAAATTTCGATCACTCCAAATTCAGACTGGCAAATCTTGAAAACGCAGATTTGTCAGCGGTTCGGGCTTACTTTAGCAATTTTCAAAGTGCAAATCTGAAAAACGCAAAGATGTGGGGCTCTGATCTGCGCTATTGTAATTTTGAAAACAGCGATTTGCGGAATGCCGACTTAAGTAACGCCTTATTGGTGGGAGCAAGCTTTCAGGGCGCTAAATTTAATCATGCAACGAAGTTGCCATTTTCTAAAGAGCAGGCCTTAAGCAAAGGGATGTTATGGGAAAAATAACTGGCTACTTTGCGAAGCAGGTTGAAGAAATCAAAGGCGATATTGCGCTTATTTATTACGGCGCTGCTTTATGCATCGTTCATATCTTCACCTTTACATTTTGGAACAATCAAAATTTTATAAATCATTTTATTAATCGAGGTGCCGGTTCTGAAATGTGCTGGCCCTTTTTTCCGGACTGCCCATCGATTGCTTTTTCATCGGCAACGTCGGCTGCGATTGCACTTTACGCTTACTTGGCCTTAGCCATCGTTGGAACATTGTTGTTCCTTTTTAAGAAAGTCAAAGCGGGTTATTGGACGCTGATAGTTCTTGTCATAGTAAAAGTGTTATTCGTGCTAAAGAGCTATAACTTCATGGGGAACTATCACTACATGCCATTATGGGCGAGCGTGGCTTACTTATTGTTTGCGGATAAAGTGCGAACTTTGTTTTACCTTATCGTTTCGTTTTACATGGGTGCGGGACTGATTAAGTTCAACTATGAATGGTTGTCGGGAGCTTCACTTTTAAGACCCGCCATTATCGGCGGAACTCTTTTAGGAATTTCGTTGCTTTACGTGATTCTGTTCGAAATGTGTTTTTGTTGGGGATTATTAGTAAAACGCAAATGGTTGTTCTGGCTTGCAGTCATTCAAGTTTTTGCGTTTCATGCGTTTTCTTGGCACATCGTGGGATATTTCTATCCATGTGTGATGAGTTGTACGGTTTCAATTTATGTGCTGAAGGCGCTACAAAAAGATTATTGGCGTGATGAAAACTTCTTATTGAAATTTCCTTCAGCTAAAGGTGCTCTAGCATTGCTTGCGGTATTTTGGTTATGTCAATTGGTGCCCAAGGCGACTCGTACTAACTCGGCGGTAGATGGTTTGATGCGTATTCCTTCTCTAAATATGCTTGATGCACGAACTGAATGCCACGTCACTTTATTTGAAGATATCGACGACCATACGCGTATGGATAGCAACTATTTTTCGAAGACATTCGCGG containing:
- a CDS encoding pentapeptide repeat-containing protein, translating into MVELLLSLLLAISASAASTSVCAKLTESKELTRNLQCSNFNVQKRIQTKLPQANFMGSDLTHSDWHQSDLSKGNFKNTVMDRMSAQKTDFSDSLFLQTRAHAAHFDYSDFTQTDWSDSNIQGNRFTGAKFLRANMQRANLAFSDLRFANFTDADLRGADLTSCIWYGAVFKGAVVDKATKLPFPQQKAQELGIIEK
- a CDS encoding pentapeptide repeat-containing protein, which produces MGRAVMIFLILFCVFSGFAQADVSPLQGSNRRIQASLLQGRTYENFLCQNCRLQGASLKNTVLKLGTCRYCDFSEIDGVNLDARSINFDHSKFRLANLENADLSAVRAYFSNFQSANLKNAKMWGSDLRYCNFENSDLRNADLSNALLVGASFQGAKFNHATKLPFSKEQALSKGMLWEK